The window AATAACTGTTCATAATGAATAGTTGGATTATCTGTCAATATGATCGTCTTGTCTTGACGATTAATTTTATTAACAGTTGTATTAAACTTAAAAGTTACATTCGGATGATTTTCAGCACCGATTTTAATATCTTCTTCAGTAAATTCGTTATCTAACCATAGCTTTTTGGTTAAAGCTGGTCTTTCATAAGGAACATCAGCCTCCTTTGATATAACCAAGATTGAGCCACTAGGATCCTTCTGACGAATTCCTTTGATTGCATAACCAGCAACCATTCCACCACCAACAATAACGTATTTGTAACTTCTGGCATCACCCAATTTATTGCCTCCGTAGTCACCCTTTATTTTAGACTTATTGTAATATAAAATTGATATTGAATAGAAAATAATACTTAACTAAACAAACAGTTTAATTACATTTATTAGACTATCTCTTAATATGATAAAGGTCTTTTGTGTTTGCATTGTTTTCATCTCTTTGGCCTATTCATTTGGTCTTAGCTGTTATTTGGGTCTTAATCCGTTAAAAGTACTTTTAGTGGCGCTTGATTGAAGCTGCAAGTACTCTAATCGTTGTGAACATGGCTTTCCTTGGTCCAGAGATATTTGTTGTCCATGGTAAAATCCTGACTGGTCAGAATTTTCGGCCCGTCATCGGTAACAACTAGAGAGTGTTCATATTGCGCACACTGCGAGCCATCTGCCGTCACATAATACTCCCAATTGTCATGTGGAGCCTGTTTAGTAACAATCTTCCAAGTACCTGTGGTGATCATCGGCTCGATTGTGATCGTCATACCAGCCCTGAGCCGCAAACCACTTGCGGGTTCGCCATAGGACAACACATCCGGTGCCTCGTGCATAGTTGGCTGAATACCGTGGCCCACCAGTTCACGGGCATCACCATAACCTTTCTCGTCTTCGGTAAACCGCTGGATTGCATAACCAATATCACCCAGGCGGTTTCCCACAACGGCTTGATCGATGCCCAAATAAAGAGCCTTCAAAGTGTCATCCATTAGCTGTTGTTTTTCATCACTAACTTTACCGATAGCATAAGTCCAACAGGAATCACTGAAATAACCATGGTAATTAACAACCGTGTCGATTTTCACAATGTCCCCTTCCCTTAAAAAGAGATTCTTGCGCGGAATTGCATGGGCGACTTCATCATTAATGGACACACAAGTCGCATATTTATATCCTTCAAACCCCAGTTCCGCTGGAATGGCACCGTGACTCTCGATGTACTTGCGGCCGACCTTTTCGATTTCCCAACTGGAGATACCTGGTTTGATAACTTCTGAAACTGCTTTGTGCATACCGGCCAAGATAGCGCCGGATTC of the Oenococcus sp. UCMA 16435 genome contains:
- the map gene encoding type I methionyl aminopeptidase encodes the protein MITLKSDREIRGMLESGAILAGMHKAVSEVIKPGISSWEIEKVGRKYIESHGAIPAELGFEGYKYATCVSINDEVAHAIPRKNLFLREGDIVKIDTVVNYHGYFSDSCWTYAIGKVSDEKQQLMDDTLKALYLGIDQAVVGNRLGDIGYAIQRFTEDEKGYGDARELVGHGIQPTMHEAPDVLSYGEPASGLRLRAGMTITIEPMITTGTWKIVTKQAPHDNWEYYVTADGSQCAQYEHSLVVTDDGPKILTSQDFTMDNKYLWTKESHVHND